In Flavobacterium sp. N1736, the following are encoded in one genomic region:
- a CDS encoding chaperone modulator CbpM codes for MSSKNLIQIKQFCIYHEIENTFITELNNYGLVEIIIQEEDQYLQPEQLPAIEKMIRLHYDLKINLEGIDAIYHLLNKIETLQQNLTATQNKLRLFEQHQIE; via the coding sequence ATGAGCAGTAAAAATTTAATCCAGATAAAACAATTTTGTATCTATCACGAAATTGAAAATACGTTTATAACAGAGTTGAATAATTATGGTTTGGTTGAAATTATTATTCAGGAAGAAGATCAATATTTACAGCCGGAACAATTGCCTGCGATCGAAAAAATGATTCGTTTGCATTATGATCTTAAAATAAATTTAGAAGGAATTGACGCCATTTATCATTTGCTGAATAAAATTGAAACTTTACAGCAAAATTTAACGGCAACGCAAAATAAACTGCGTCTTTTTGAACAGCATCAAATTGAATAA
- a CDS encoding J domain-containing protein, with product MDYIDYYKTLDVTKSATEAEIKKAYRKLARKYHPDLNPNDKEAEKKFKEINEANEVLSNPENRKKYDKYGKDWKHADEFEKADYDPNQQQYSRQQQGNQDFSGFGGGDFSGSDFSDFFNSMYGSAGRSSRSQAKYRGQDFNAELQLDLASAYTTQKQNLAVNGKNIRITIPAGVENGQIIKIPGHGGPGANGGPNGDLYITFNIENNSDFKREGNNLYSDVDLDLYTAILGGEIYVNTFDGKVKIKVPEETQTGTKVKLKGKGFPIYKKENQFGDLYITYKVKTPTKLSQKEKDLFAELAKIRNHEQ from the coding sequence ATGGATTATATCGACTATTATAAAACATTAGATGTTACAAAATCAGCCACTGAAGCTGAGATCAAGAAAGCATATCGAAAACTGGCAAGAAAATACCATCCTGATTTGAATCCGAATGATAAAGAAGCAGAGAAAAAATTCAAGGAAATCAACGAAGCCAATGAAGTTTTGAGCAATCCTGAAAATCGAAAAAAATACGATAAATACGGAAAAGACTGGAAACACGCCGACGAATTCGAGAAAGCAGATTACGACCCAAACCAACAGCAATATTCAAGACAACAACAAGGCAATCAAGACTTTTCTGGTTTTGGCGGAGGCGATTTCTCAGGAAGTGACTTTTCTGATTTCTTCAATTCGATGTATGGATCTGCAGGAAGAAGTTCCAGAAGTCAGGCAAAATACAGAGGTCAGGATTTTAATGCCGAATTGCAATTAGATCTTGCTTCGGCTTACACGACCCAAAAACAAAATCTTGCTGTAAACGGAAAAAATATTCGTATTACGATTCCTGCCGGTGTCGAAAACGGACAAATTATAAAAATTCCCGGACATGGCGGACCCGGCGCAAATGGCGGTCCAAATGGTGATTTGTATATTACTTTTAATATCGAAAATAATTCTGATTTTAAACGAGAAGGAAATAATCTGTATTCAGATGTTGATCTTGATTTGTATACTGCGATTTTAGGCGGAGAAATTTATGTAAACACTTTTGATGGAAAAGTAAAAATTAAAGTTCCCGAAGAAACCCAAACCGGAACAAAGGTTAAACTGAAAGGAAAAGGATTTCCAATCTATAAAAAAGAGAATCAATTTGGTGATTTATACATTACTTATAAGGTAAAAACGCCAACAAAATTATCTCAAAAAGAAAAAGATTTATTTGCAGAATTAGCTAAAATTAGAAATCATGAGCAGTAA